The DNA region gttgtggcGTGTGGGTTTAGCCGttgcgaggcatgtgggatcttcccggactgcggatggaatccatgtctcccgattggcaggtggattctcaaccactgagccaccggggaagcccagggttgttgtttagtcgctcagtcgcgtctcactttgtgacctcatggactgcagcacgcaggcctccttgtccttcactatctcccggagtttgctgaaactcatgtccatcgagttggtgaagccgatccaaccgtctcatcctctgtcgtctccttctcctcctgccttcaatttttcccagcatcagggtcttttccagtgagccagctcttcacaataggtggccaaattattggagtttcagcttcagcatcagtccttccaatgaacacccaggactgatctcctttaggaaggactggttggatctccttgcggtccaagggactctcaagagtcttctacaacaccacagttcaaaaacatcaattctttgatgctcagccttctttacggtccaacactctcatccatacgtgaccactggaaaatacAGTAGATAGTTTTGTTGTATAATTTATCTCAATACGCAGAAGAGTAACAACTTCTGTGCGTTGGCTGATGCGTCTAGATTCTGTTATTGCATAGGTTCACCAGTTTCCAAAATATCCACCAACTTGCTCATATATGGAAGGTGACCAGTACATATACAGTAAATACAATACATATGTACTGAAAGGATGACTTGGTCCAGCCGGAGACCAGCCACAGATCTGTACTGTTCCCCAACTCCTAGACCTACCTGAAGTCTACCAAAACCCTCTTGAAGAAACAGCCCTTCCCGTCGTGTCTGGGAGTTCCGCCATCgggctcctccctctcctcttcgtCCTCCTCTTTATCCTCTGCCTGTGCTGCTGTGGAGGCCAACACGGTACGTTCTGGAAGGGGAAGGGTTCCTGGAAGGGGAAGGGGTCACCTGGGTGGGGGGAGCGTGGGGAGGGGCTTGGGGGGTCCCCTACCAGGAAGGGCTCTCAGCATTGCCTCTCTGTAGGTTCCGCTGATAATGAGACCAAGAGCCAACTGGATTTTAACAGGTAGGAAAATCCGGACTCTTCCCAGTAGAAAACACTGTTTCTGCCTCATTCCTCAGACCTGCCTTAATGCATCTATCTCCTTTCCCTCAGCTCCAACCCTGGCATGGACTTCTCAGAAGAAAATCCGCGTAAGAGGAGTGAGGAGGTGGGGGAGCCGGGCTGGGGGAAGGATGCCTTCAGGGGCAGATAGACGGCATCCTGGAAGAAGCTGAGACGCTGGGGGCAGGCCTTACCACATGTGATGTCACTGCCCTTCCCTGCTTCCAGTCGTCCGTCTGAAAGCGACTGGTGTCATTCCTGGGGGCTCTGAAGAGCTCTGTACCACAGCCCTTCCTGTCTCGGTGCAGAGAAGAAGTCAGTGAGAGCCAAGTGGTAGATGAGAAGTGATTTACTAGAGAAGGATGCTTGCGAGGCTTACAAGCGGGCAGATCTGAGAATttactgggctacagttttataatcacaggaaaagtggggagggggagaagacctTCTTTGAATTTCTTGAGTAGACATCACagttccatcatcagctcctcctccaggttgagcaggttcccccggcccctcccccaggTGTCCCTACATGGTCAAGCAAGGTCCAcaaatgattgttttttttttttttttaatgtgtgtagaGAGCATGTCCCATGGGTCATTAAATCTCAGGGCtccctgggcaggatgtggggctCAGGCCACCGCTGTTTCCTTGTTGGGGGCAGGTCTCCTGCTTCTGTTgctaagcaaacctgctttctggAGTCATCCACTTACAAGGGTCTCCCATACTGTCTGTACCTACCATTCCCTGGGGGACTAACTATTCAATCACCTCCTTGGTCCACTCACTCCACCCCGTCATGGCTCCGAAATACTGACGGCAGGACTGGGTGACCAGAAGGCCTTTCCTGGAAGCCtgtcctctcctctttccttGCAGATGACGTCTCGGTGCACCTCCTGTTGGAGGAGGACAGACAGACGGACATGCACGTGAGtctccccccctccccagctcccccggcccctcccccaggCGCTCACCCCTCACTTTGTGTCTTCCCAGGCCCACCCCGAGGAATGCCCATGGGGGTCTTCTGAGTCCTCCGCTGAGCCGCACCAGGACTCCTTCACGCAGAGTGAGCTTTCACTGCCGTCTTGCAGCCCTGAAGAGTCCTCAGTATAGCCCCACGTGGACCCACCTTCCCCTCATCTGGAGCGCGGAGCGGGAGCTGGCTGTGTGCACTCCATGGCGCAAATGCCCCTTAAGGAGCGTGGGGTTCCATGGGGTGAGCTGCTCACACGCCCACAGCAGCCGTCATCTTGTGTgtaagtgagtgtgtgtgtgtgtgcacgcacgcacctgcccagtcatgtctgactctctgtgaccccatggactatagcccaccaggctccctgtccacgggattctccaggcaggaatactggagtgggcagctattcccttctccatttccttctccaggagatcttcccgacccagggatcgaacccaagtctgttgccttgcaggtggattcttttaccactgcgccacctgggaagccccaggcctcATTTTGGAGCTCCCCGCAGACTCAAGAA from Cervus elaphus chromosome 4, mCerEla1.1, whole genome shotgun sequence includes:
- the LOC122692567 gene encoding uncharacterized protein LOC122692567 isoform X3, which gives rise to MLALRGGRSRARAAGSAGQPCWAGCARGRCGPGIAMAPSVPLLLGLVFCRDPGIWAQTDLPEVYQNPLEETALPVVSGSSAIGLLPLLFVLLFILCLCCCGGQHGSADNETKSQLDFNSSNPGMDFSEENPRKRSEEMTSRCTSCWRRTDRRTCTPTPRNAHGGLLSPPLSRTRTPSRRVSFHCRLAALKSPQYSPTWTHLPLIWSAERELAVCTPWRKCPLRSVGFHGVSCSHAHSSRHLVCGFFYHCATWEAPGLILELPADSRIQKPCQSSRNSGI
- the LOC122692567 gene encoding uncharacterized protein LOC122692567 isoform X2; this encodes MLALRGGRSRARAAGSAGQPCWAGCARGRCGPGIAMAPSVPLLLGLVFCRDPGIWAQTDLPEVYQNPLEETALPVVSGSSAIGLLPLLFVLLFILCLCCCGGQHGSADNETKSQLDFNSSNPGMDFSEENPRKRSEEMTSRCTSCWRRTDRRTCTPTPRNAHGGLLSPPLSRTRTPSRRVSFHCRLAALKSPQYSPTWTHLPLIWSAERELAVCTPWRKCPLRSVGFHGVSCSHAHSSRHLVCKWILLPLRHLGSPRPHFGAPRRLKNTEALSVLKKFWDMRDGIFPAVSVNKGYHSHKQ
- the LOC122692567 gene encoding uncharacterized protein LOC122692567 isoform X1, giving the protein MLALRGGRSRARAAGSAGQPCWAGCARGRCGPGIAMAPSVPLLLGLVFCRDPGIWAQTDLPEVYQNPLEETALPVVSGSSAIGLLPLLFVLLFILCLCCCGGQHGSADNETKSQLDFNSSNPGMDFSEENPRKRSEEMTSRCTSCWRRTDRRTCTPTPRNAHGGLLSPPLSRTRTPSRRVSFHCRLAALKSPQYSPTWTHLPLIWSAERELAVCTPWRKCPLRSVGFHGVDSFTTAPPGKPQASFWSSPQTQEYRSLVSPQEILGYERWNISCRISEQRISQSQAMTATADGELVSPEGTQEGKSTAI
- the LOC122692567 gene encoding uncharacterized protein LOC122692567 isoform X4; amino-acid sequence: MLALRGGRSRARAAGSAGQPCWAGCARGRCGPGIAMAPSVPLLLGLVFCRDPGIWAQTDLPEVYQNPLEETALPVVSGSSAIGLLPLLFVLLFILCLCCCGGQHGSADNETKSQLDFNSSNPGMDFSEENPHDVSVHLLLEEDRQTDMHAHPEECPWGSSESSAEPHQDSFTQSELSLPSCSPEESSV